From the genome of Solidesulfovibrio carbinolicus, one region includes:
- the mtnA gene encoding S-methyl-5-thioribose-1-phosphate isomerase — MTDHIAFSADKQALLLLDQRFLPDREECFVVRNTADTVYALQTMVVRGAPAIGVTAAYGCWLAGREAAEAGAAWKDRLRELLVELEQARPTAVNLRWAVERMREKWAALGDVSLDTLLSAWLGLAQDMHSEDIKINKAMGRNGAELIADGDTVLTHCNAGALATAGYGTALGVIRAAFEQGKRIQVIADETRPFLQGARLTAYELAKEGIPVTVACDNAVGHLMKRGMVQKVVVGADRIAANGDAANKIGTYTVALAAKAHGVPFYVAAPASTFDLRIATGDEIPIEDRTPREVTHVGEYRITPENVPVYNYAFDVTPAELITGIITERGVLTAPYVESIRAVIGGK, encoded by the coding sequence ATGACCGACCATATCGCCTTTTCCGCCGACAAACAGGCCCTGCTCCTCCTTGACCAGCGTTTCCTGCCCGACCGCGAGGAATGCTTTGTGGTGCGCAACACCGCCGACACCGTCTACGCCCTGCAAACCATGGTGGTTCGCGGCGCGCCGGCCATCGGCGTCACCGCCGCCTACGGCTGCTGGTTGGCCGGGCGCGAGGCGGCCGAGGCCGGAGCCGCCTGGAAGGACCGCCTGCGGGAGCTGCTTGTCGAGCTGGAACAGGCCCGGCCCACCGCCGTCAACCTGCGCTGGGCCGTGGAACGGATGCGGGAGAAATGGGCCGCCCTGGGCGACGTCTCCCTGGACACGCTGCTCTCGGCCTGGCTCGGCCTGGCCCAGGACATGCACAGCGAAGACATCAAGATCAACAAGGCCATGGGCAGAAACGGGGCCGAGCTTATCGCCGACGGCGACACCGTGCTCACCCACTGCAACGCCGGCGCCCTGGCCACGGCCGGCTACGGCACGGCCCTGGGCGTCATCCGGGCCGCCTTCGAGCAGGGCAAACGCATCCAGGTCATCGCCGACGAGACCCGGCCGTTTTTGCAGGGCGCGCGCCTGACCGCCTATGAGCTGGCCAAGGAAGGCATCCCGGTGACCGTCGCCTGCGACAACGCCGTGGGGCATCTCATGAAGCGCGGCATGGTGCAAAAGGTCGTGGTCGGCGCGGACCGCATCGCCGCCAACGGCGACGCCGCCAACAAGATCGGCACCTACACCGTGGCCCTGGCCGCCAAGGCCCATGGCGTGCCCTTCTACGTGGCCGCCCCGGCTTCCACCTTCGATCTGCGCATCGCCACCGGCGACGAGATCCCCATCGAGGACCGCACCCCGCGCGAAGTCACCCACGTGGGCGAATACCGCATCACCCCGGAAAACGTCCCGGTCTACAACTATGCCTTCGACGTCACCCCGGCCGAACTCATCACCGGCATCATCACCGAGCGCGGCGTGCTGACCGCGCCCTATGTCGAGTCCATTCGCGCCGTCATCGGCGGGAAGTAG